The proteins below come from a single Poecilia reticulata strain Guanapo linkage group LG5, Guppy_female_1.0+MT, whole genome shotgun sequence genomic window:
- the klhdc7a gene encoding kelch domain-containing protein 7A, giving the protein MPIADLLGVHFDMQLLVKLSFSAAAVLLVSWAYRFYRSRDVRKIKPCGKKNRETENSASHDYKRTQQHLCFQDKDDDAKQDLVTNDLEFNSTKGILNKSHSHQVEKSKSVFSHLNNDQNKYTGKEMLYRDQPTVCPSNISIGSTLKIHDPTDYGMAAITGRRSPCRLKKLDGGVGVSRELRQDLEHQGVYSSFLSKAEIKVEDAKVVLEGSGDKTVSGKIYDYYVESSSHSITDSKSLLAQYERNTVSKKKYGTEDTSFIDAPVSPIVMRDLVLPQSDVVEDSLQGRLRHPEKPSLLRKESYMSAAEQSEPSIHFQISTYSSPVTHHGVSADKETIYLQKSTDKVRNVKEATDVETVGGGSFSGLPAEIFLSTDFEILKSKLNLGNCLEILHLAKKKGQKSIQQAALEVMSDNYLQVLRDPNLYGRLMADERERIRKQRMRARRFVIVADMDPQDCFRNTAAQRTTSEQRSTSSAMYFYDDYKDVWHSLCPIPQEVISKACAMCTMDNYLFVAVGCQGSDREMTPSKRVFCYNPLTSIWKEISPMNEARPRCKLAALDGYIYAIGGECLSSVERYDPRQDRWTFVAPLPNDTFAVAHHVTVGSGELFVSGGTLRYILLRYNPKTNTWRPSLIVGSKDRSIDMVAVGRFLYRFDINPLLGVSVFRYHTVARLWYECSAKRMLRCPAFQCVAMDGTVYCLSRHFTMRFDADEISPAFADEELSVLSEAKGLLFPFILSLPDKNPRQTSV; this is encoded by the coding sequence atgCCTATCGCAGACCTTCTCGGAGTCCACTTCGACATGCAGCTGCTGGTGAAACTtagtttctctgctgctgcagtgctgCTGGTTTCTTGGGCCTACAGATTCTACAGATCCAGAGACGTGAGGAAAATTAAACcctgtggcaaaaaaaacagagagacagaaaattCTGCCAGCCACGACTACAAGAGGACACAGCAGCATCTCTGTTTTCAAGACAAGGACGATGATGCCAAGCAAGACTTAGTGACTAATGACTTGGAATTCAACAGCACCAAGGGAATACTTAATAAATCTCATTCACACCAAGTTGAAAAGAGTAAGAGTGTATTTAGTCATTTAaataatgatcaaaataaatacacgGGGAAGGAGATGCTTTATCGGGACCAACCAACTGTTTGCCCAAGTAATATTTCAATTGGATCTACTTTGAAGATACATGATCCAACAGATTATGGGATGGCAGCTATTACTGGACGTCGCTCTCCTTGCCGTTTGAAGAAGCTAGATGGTGGCGTGGGTGTGAGCAGAGAGTTGAGACAGGACTTGGAGCACCAGGGGGtctactccagcttcctctctAAGGCGGAGATCAAAGTAGAAGATGCCAAAGTAGTACTGGAAGGATCAGGAGACAAGACTGTGAGTGGAAAAATATATGACTATTATGTTGAATCTTCCTCTCACTCAATAACAGATTCAAAATCTTTGCTTGCCCAGTATGAGCGGAACACTGTGTCGAAGAAGAAGTATGGAACAGAGGACACCAGCTTCATTGATGCTCCTGTAAGTCCTATCGTTATGCGTGATTTGGTTCTTCCACAAAGTGATGTTGTGGAAGATTCCTTGCAAGGACGCCTGAGGCACCCTGAAAAGCCTTCACTCCTACGCAAGGAGAGCTATATGTCTGCAGCAGAACAGTCTGAACCTTCCATCCACTTTCAGATTTCAACATACTCAAGCCCAGTGACTCACCATGGGGTCTCAGCAGATAAAGAGACCATCTATCTTCAAAAATCAACAGATAAAGTACGTAATGTGAAGGAGGCGACTGATGTAGAGACTGTCGGAGGTGGTTCATTCTCGGGTCTTCCAGCAGAAATATTCCTCAGCACAGATTTCgaaattttgaaaagtaaacTTAATCTTGGAAACTGTTTAGAGATACTTCATCTTGCCAAGAAAAAGGGGCAAAAATCCATTCAGCAAGCAGCCTTGGAGGTCATGTCAGACAACTACCTACAGGTTCTTCGGGACCCCAACCTTTATGGACGGCTAATGGCTGATGAGCGGGAACGGATTCGGAAGCAGAGAATGAGAGCAAGAAGGTTTGTCATAGTTGCAGATATGGACCCTCAAGACTGTttcagaaacacagcagcacagagaacAACATCAGAACAGAGGAGCACATCCAGTGCAATGTACTTTTATGATGACTACAAAGATGTCTGGCATTCTCTTTGCCCGATCCCTCAGGAGGTCATTTCTAAAGCCTGTGCTATGTGCACAATGGATAACTACTTATTTGTGGCAGTAGGTTGTCAAGGCAGTGACAGAGAAATGACACCCTCAAAGAGAGTGTTTTGCTACAATCCTTTGACATCCATTTGGAAGGAGATCAGTCCTATGAATGAAGCCAGGCCCCGCTGCAAACTGGCAGCACTGGATGGCTACATCTATGCCATCGGAGGGGAGTGTCTCTCCTCTGTGGAGCGCTATGACCCACGACAGGACAGATGGACATTTGTGGCTCCACTGCCTAATGATACCTTTGCTGTTGCACATCATGTGACTGTGGGCAGTGGAGAGCTCTTTGTTTCTGGGGGGACTCTTAGATATATTTTACTTCGCTACAACCCCAAAACCAACACCTGGAGGCCAAGTCTCATAGTAGGCAGYAAAGATAGATCTATAGATATGGTTGCTGTGGGAAGATTTCTCTACAGATTTGACATTAACCCATTGCTGGGAGTCAGTGTGTTCCGCTACCATACGGTGGCACGGCTTTGGTATGAGTGCAGCGCCAAGCGAATGCTGCGCTGCCCGGCCTTCCAGTGTGTCGCAATGGATGGCACAGTTTACTGTCTCAGCCGACACTTCACCATGAGATTTGACGCCGATGAGATCTCTCCTGCTTTTGCAGATGAGGAGTTGAGTGTCCTCTCTGAGGCAAAGGGYTTACTCTTCCCCTTTATCCTTTCACTACCTGATAAGAATCCTCGACAGACAAGTGTGTAA